A single genomic interval of Juglans regia cultivar Chandler chromosome 1, Walnut 2.0, whole genome shotgun sequence harbors:
- the LOC109011072 gene encoding peptidyl serine alpha-galactosyltransferase — MAKLLILVLVVVGLMGPGWSAETGRKAPWRIHTLFSVECQNYFDWQTVGLMHSFRKARQPGPITRLLSCTEEEKKNYRGMGLAPTLEVPSMSRHPRTGDWYPAINKPAGVVHWLKHSKDADNVDWVVILDADMIIRGPIIPWELGAEKGKPVAAYYGYLIGCDNALAKLHTKHPELCDKVGGLLAMHIDDLRALAPLWLSKTEEVREDRAHWSTNLTGDIYGKGWISEMYGYSFGAAEVGLQHKINDNLMIYPGYIPREGVEPILLHYGLPFSVGNWSFSKLDHHEDDIVYDCGRLFPEPPFPREVHLMESDPNKRRALFLSIECIHTLNEGLLLQHKANGCSKPTWSKYLSFLRSKTFAELTRPKLLTPATIQTEKESIQAVPKQFIAEPGRQYPKIHTIFSTECITYFDWQTVGLVHSFHLSGQPGNITRLLSCSDEDLKQYTGHDLAPTHYVPSMSKHPLTGDWYPAINKPAAVLHWLNHANIDAEFIVILDADMILRGPITPWEFNAERGRPVSTPYEYLIGCDNELAKLHTRHPDACDKVGGVIIMHIDDLRNFALLWLHKTEEVRADKAHYAKNITGDIYESGWISEMYGYSFGAAELKLRHLITREILIYPGYIPEPGVKYRVFHYGLEFRVGNWSFDKANYRDVEMVNRCWAKFPDPPDPSTLDHTNEDVLQRDLLSIECIKTLNEALRLHHEKRNCLDPSTLSTSRPNTAKEIAMSRKFGSFDEINAARSNHLPNNNSHGLSKPAVIDRMFSSFRFWLVALWAFAGFGFLAVMFVVFSSRKKRTRGKNYRNKRRSSHT, encoded by the exons ATGGCGAAGTTGTTGATTTTGGTCTTGGTGGTCGTGGGATTGATGGGTCCTGGGTGGAGCGCGGAAACGGGTCGGAAGGCTCCGTGGAGGATACACACGCTGTTCTCGGTGGAGTGCCAGAACTACTTCGACTGGCAGACAGTGGGCCTGATGCACAGCTTCAGAAAGGCCCGGCAACCAGGGCCTATTACCCGACTCCTCAGCTGTacagaggaggagaagaagaactATAGAGGGATGGGTTTGGCTCCCACGCTTGAGGTCCCTTCCATGAGCAGACACCCCAGGACTGGAGACTG GTACCCTGCAATTAATAAACCTGCTGGAGTTGTGCACTGGCTTAAACACAGTAAAGATGCTGATAATGTTGATTGGGTAGTTATTCTGGATGCAGACATGATCATCCGAGGCCCTATAATACCTTGGGAACTTGGTGCTGAGAAAGGCAAACCTGTTGCAGCTTATTATGG GTACTTGATTGGATGCGATAATGCACTAGCTAAGTTGCACACAAAACACCCAGAACTCTGTGACAAAGTTGGTGGGCTTCTAGCCATGCATATTGATGATCTTCGAGCATTGGCTCCCTTGTGGCTTTCAAAAACAGAAGAAGTGCGAGAAGATAGAGCTCACTGGTCCACCAATCTAACTGGCGATATTTATGGGAAAGGGTGGATCAGTGAGATGTATGGATACTCTTTTGGTGCTGCAGAA GTTGGTCTTCAGCACAAGATCAATGATAACTTGATGATCTACCCTGGCTACATCCCACGAGAGGGAGTTGAACCTATTCTTCTTCACTATGGCTTGCCATTCAGTGTTGGAAATTGGTCTTTTAGTAAACTAGATCACCATGAGGATGATATAGTTTATGACTGTGGTCGACTATTTCCTGAACCTCCATTTCCTAGAGAG GTACATCTGATGGAATCTGATCCAAATAAAAGGCGGGCACTATTTTTAAGTATAGAGTGCATTCACACTTTGAATGAAGGTCTTTTATTACAACACAAGGCAAATGGATGCTCTAAACCAACTTGGTCAAAATACTTGAGCTTTTTAAGGAGCAAAACTTTTGCTGAACTTACTCGGCCAAAACTTCTAACTCCTGCTACTATACAAACTGAGAAAGAATCAATACAGGCTGTACCAAAGCAGTTCATTGCTGAGCCTGGGAGGCAATATCCAAAAATTCACACCATTTTTTCCACAGAATGTATAACGTACTTTGATTGGCAGACTGTAGGACTTGTCCACAGCTTCCACCTGAGTGGCCAGCCTGGAAACATCACACGACTTCTCAGCTGTTCCGATGAAGACTTGAAGCAGTACACTGGCCATGACCTGGCTCCTACTCATTATGTTCCTTCCATGAGCAAACATCCATTAACAGGCGATTG GTATCCAGCAATCAATAAACCGGCTGCGGTCCTTCACTGGCTTAATCATGCAAATATTGATGCCGAGTTCATAGTAATTCTTGATGCAGATATGATCTTAAGAGGTCCGATTACTCCATGGGAGTTCAATGCAGAACGTGGGCGGCCAGTTTCAACTCCCTACGA GTACCTTATTGGGTGTGACAATGAGCTTGCAAAACTCCATACTCGCCATCCTGATGCATGTGACAAGGTTGGAGGTGTAATCATCATGCATATAGATGATCTCCGGAATTTTGCTCTGCTATGGCTGCATAAAACAGAGGAGGTCCGTGCTGACAAAGCTCATTATGCCAAAAATATCACAGGCGATATATATGAATCTGGGTGGATAAGTGAGATGTATGGTTATTCATTCGGTGCAGCTGAG TTGAAATTAAGGCATCTCATTACCAGGGAGATATTGATATACCCTGGATATATTCCTGAACCTGGTGTCAAATATAGAGTTTTCCACTATGGATTGGAGTTCAGAGTTGGAAATTGGAGCTTTGACAAGGCAAATTATAGGGATGTTGAAATGGTTAATAGATGCTGGGCAAAGTTTCCAGACCCACCGGATCCTTCAACACTTGATCACACTAATGAGGACGTACTACAGCGTGACCTGCTTAGCATAGAATGCATAAAGACGCTGAACGAGGCACTACGCCTGCATCATGAGAAGAGGAACTGCCTTGATCCCAGTACCCTATCCACCTCGAGGCCGAATACAGCAAAGGAAATTGCAATGTCAAGGAAATTTGGTAGCTTTGATGAAATTAATGCTGCAAGAAGCAACCACTTGCCAAATAATAATTCTCATGGATTGTCAAAGCCTGCCGTGATAGACAGGATGTTTAGTTCTTTCAGGTTCTGGCTTGTTGCTCTATGGGCTTTTGCTGGTTTTGGTTTCTTGGCAGTCATGTTTGTGGTGTTTTCCAGTcggaaaaaaagaacaagaggaAAAAATTACAGAAACAAGAGAAGATCTTCACATACTTGA
- the LOC109010672 gene encoding myb-related protein 315-like has translation MGRQPCCDKIGLKRGPWTIEEDHKLMNFILNNGIHCWRMVPKLAGLLRCGKSCRLRWINYLRPDLKRGCFTENEENEIIQLHSRLGNRWSKIAAHFPGRTDNEIKNHWNTRIKKRLKLLSLDPVTHEPNEQKGISSDKNETAIESRSSKGEEKSEEFKFMDSHAKRDSLGTEEKMDGVKLILDETNDLLSSYDIWWGGLDFGSWIHQETNTKSYYSLENSVNPSMGESSSIQEESLQQWVESVDSVLSWDGFNYLEQELFFLQNSK, from the exons ATGGGAAGGCAACCTTGTTGTGATAAGATTGGATTGAAGAGAGGTCCATGGACAATTGAGGAAGATCACAAGCTCATGAACTTCATCCTCAACAATGGCATCCACTGCTGGAGAATGGTTCCTAAACTTGCAG GTTTGCTGAGATGTGGGAAAAGTTGCAGATTAAGATGGATAAATTATCTGAGGCCAGATCTTAAGAGAGGTTGTTTCACTGAAAATGAAGAGAATGAAATAATTCAACTTCATTCACGTCTGGGTAACAG GTGGTCTAAGATTGCTGCACATTTTCCTGGCCGCACAGACAATGAAATCAAGAACCATTGGAATACACGAATCAAGAAGAGATTAAAGCTCCTTAGCTTAGACCCTGTGACTCACGAGCCCAATGAGCAAAAGGGAATAAGTAGTGATAAAAATGAGACAGCAATAGAGTCACGTTCATCgaaaggagaagagaaaagTGAGGAATTTAAGTTCATGGATAGTCATGCCAAGAGAGATTCTCTAGGAACGGAGGAGAAAATGGATGGAGTGAAGCTAATCTTGGATGAAACAAACGATCTACTGAGCAGTTATGACATCTGGTGGGGAGGCTTGGATTTTGGATCATGGATTCATCAAGAAACCAACACAAAAAGTTATTATAGCTTGGAAAATTCTGTCAACCCCTCTATGGGTGAATCGTCCTCTATTCAAGAAGAGTCTCTACAACAATGGGTTGAAAGTGTGGATTCCGTACTCTCTTGGGATGGTTTCAATTATCTGGAACAGGAACTTTTCTTCTTGCAAAACAGCAAATGA